A genomic region of Candidatus Paceibacterota bacterium contains the following coding sequences:
- a CDS encoding ABC transporter permease — MNPLLQEIKSVLGLSLSLAKANFKVRNEGSFLGIFWYLLEPLVFFLILFFISSTLAQDSIEKYPLYLFIGLIMFNFWSAVTGFSTQVISSHSGFIKSLKIKMEPFVLSGVWQFIFSHLFELVALLIFAFFFQVDISWLIFYPIILFFFTLFTAGISLILSVCGVYIGDLRNVWVVFTRLLWFATPIFYSINPSSPLHRLNTWNPLSYFITAARDIVIYQKIPSVETVTIITLGSIAVFLLGLLIFEKFKNRLAEKL; from the coding sequence ATGAATCCCCTACTCCAAGAAATAAAAAGCGTCCTTGGGCTTAGCCTCTCCTTGGCCAAGGCGAATTTCAAAGTCCGAAATGAGGGCAGTTTTCTTGGCATTTTTTGGTATCTCCTTGAGCCTCTCGTCTTTTTTCTAATTCTATTTTTTATCAGTAGCACCTTAGCCCAAGACTCAATCGAAAAATACCCGCTTTATCTTTTCATCGGCCTAATCATGTTCAATTTTTGGAGCGCCGTCACCGGCTTTTCAACCCAAGTAATTTCTAGCCACTCCGGTTTTATCAAGTCGCTTAAGATCAAGATGGAACCCTTCGTTCTCTCTGGGGTTTGGCAATTCATTTTCTCTCACCTCTTCGAGCTGGTCGCTTTGCTAATTTTTGCTTTCTTTTTTCAAGTTGACATCAGCTGGCTAATTTTTTATCCAATAATTCTATTTTTTTTCACCCTTTTCACAGCCGGTATTTCTCTCATACTTTCGGTCTGCGGTGTCTACATCGGTGACCTCCGAAATGTTTGGGTCGTCTTTACTCGCCTACTTTGGTTCGCCACGCCGATTTTTTATTCAATTAATCCGAGCAGCCCCCTACACCGGCTCAACACTTGGAACCCCCTTTCTTACTTCATCACCGCAGCAAGAGATATTGTTATTTATCAAAAAATCCCAAGCGTCGAGACTGTCACAATCATCACGCTTGGCAGTATTGCCGTCTTCCTGTTGGGCCTTTTGATTTTCGAAAAGTTTAAAAATCGTCTAGCCGAAAAATTATGA
- a CDS encoding ABC transporter ATP-binding protein has translation MSEKIRRIEIKNLSKKFRADFRKSDTALSRFVGLLSGHTEKREIPVLDDISFEVSAGEILGIIGKNGAGKSTLLRLIAEVYQPDSGQITTRGKTVYLTGVNQGSVPKLTMRENIYLMGSVMGLSQKDIGSRFDEIVDFSGLREFVDMKVYQFSTGMLARLNFSTVIHCIKHQSPDILLLDEILSSGGDAKFKEKATQRMDDLIKGGAAVILVSHDEESILKNCHKAIWLDQGKIREIGTPASVFQKYLEAMKLKPENTSQS, from the coding sequence ATGAGCGAAAAAATTAGACGCATCGAAATCAAAAATCTCTCCAAGAAATTCCGCGCCGACTTTAGGAAAAGCGACACCGCTCTTTCGCGGTTCGTCGGCCTCCTTTCCGGTCATACCGAGAAAAGAGAAATTCCTGTACTCGATGATATCTCTTTCGAGGTCTCCGCCGGCGAAATCCTCGGCATCATCGGCAAAAACGGGGCCGGCAAAAGCACCTTGCTCCGCCTCATCGCCGAGGTCTATCAGCCGGATTCCGGCCAAATCACGACCCGTGGCAAGACCGTCTACCTGACAGGCGTGAATCAAGGCTCCGTCCCCAAGCTCACGATGCGCGAAAATATTTACCTAATGGGCTCCGTCATGGGCTTGAGCCAAAAGGACATCGGCTCTCGTTTTGATGAAATCGTCGACTTCTCCGGTCTGCGCGAATTTGTCGACATGAAGGTTTACCAATTTTCTACCGGCATGCTCGCCCGCCTCAATTTTTCGACCGTCATTCACTGCATCAAACACCAAAGCCCCGACATCCTGCTTCTCGACGAAATCCTTTCTTCTGGCGGCGATGCCAAATTTAAGGAAAAGGCCACGCAGAGGATGGACGACCTCATCAAGGGTGGCGCCGCCGTCATCCTCGTGAGTCACGACGAAGAAAGCATCTTGAAAAATTGCCACAAAGCCATCTGGCTCGATCAGGGTAAGATCCGAGAAATCGGCACGCCAGCAAGCGTTTTTCAAAAATATTTGGAGGCCATGAAACTCAAACCCGAAAATACCAGTCAGTCTTAA